The Aneurinibacillus uraniidurans genome segment CATCACAGCCTGGCGTTACAGTGTACGGATTTGCCTATACACACGCCTCACTGCTTGGACAGACATAACCAGCAGTCTGCTCACCCTACCCTCCTGCGTCCCCCCGTTGCTCAAACGGAGTGGAGGTAGTACAGGAATTTCAACCTGTTGTCCATCGCCTACGCTTTTCAGCCTCGGCTTAGGTCCCGACTAACCCTGAGAGGACGAGCCTTCCTCAGGAACCCTTAGGCTTTCGGCGGAAAGGATTCTCACCTTTCTTTTCGCTACTTACACCGGCATTCTCACTTCCTACCGCTCCACCAGTCCTTCCGGTCTGACTTCACCGCTGTAGGAACGCTCCCCTACCACTGCACCATACGGTGCAATCCACAGCTTCGGTACTACGCTTAGCCCCGTTACATTTTCCGCGCAGAGTCACTCGACCAGTGAGCTATTACGCACTCTTTAAATGGTGGCTGCTTCTAAGCCAACATCCTGGTTGTCTGGGCAACTCCACATCGTTTCCCACTTAGCGTAGATTTAGGGACCTTAGCTGGTGATCTGGGCTGTTTCCCTTTTGACTACGGATCTTAGCACTCGCAGTCTGACTCCCGGACCGTCTGTATCTGGCATTCGGAGTTTGACTGAATTTGGTACCCCGCGAGGGGCCCGCGTCCAATCAGTGCTCTACCTCCAGTACAGGCATCCGAGGCTAGCCCTAAAGCTATTTCGGGGAGAACCAGCTATCTCCGAGTTCGATTGGAATTTCTCCGCTACCCACACCTCATCCCCGCACTTTTCAACGTGCGTGGGTTCGGGCCTCCAGTGCGTGTTACCGCACCTTCACCCTGGACATGGGTAGATCACACGGTTTCGGGTCTACGACCACGTACTCATTCGCCCTATTCAGACTCGCTTTCGCTACGGCTCCGGCCTATCCGCCTTAACCTCGCACGTAATCGTAACTCGCCGGTTCATTCTACAAAAGGCACGCCGTCACACATTAATTGTGCTCCGACTAGTTGTAGGCACACGGTTTCAGGTTCTCTTTCACTCCCCTCCCGGGGTGCTTTTCACCTTTCCCTCACGGTACTGGTTCACTATCGGTCGCTAGGGAGTATTTAGCCTTGGGAGATGGTCCTCCCGGATTCAGACGGGGTTTCACGTGTCCCGCCCTACTCAGGGTACGTCTCGGAGAGACAGTCATTTCGACTACAGGGTTGTTACCTTCTCTGACGGGCCTTTCCAGACCGCTTCATCTATGACTGTCTTTTGTAACTCCATGTGAGACGCCCTACAACCCCAGAAGGCGAACCTTCTGGTTTGGGCTACTCCGCGTTCGCTCGCCGCTACTGACGGAATCACTATTGTTTTCTCTTCCTCAGGGTACTTAGATGTTTCAGTTCCCCTGGTATGCCTCTCCCTGTCCTATGGATTCAGACAGGAGTACTACCCCATTACGGATAGTGGGTTTCCCCATTCGGACATCTTCGGATCAAAGCTCGCTTACAGCTCCCCGAAGCATTTCGTCGTTTGCCACGTCCTTCATCGGCTCCTAGCGCCAAGGCATCCACCGTGCGCCCTTTGTAGCTTAACCAAAATTGGTTTCACCTTAAAGGTCTTACATTTGGATATAAATCCTTAACTTACGTTTGTTTCGATTCAGTTTTCAAGGTGCGTGTATGATGCAGAACCAATCGCAAGATTGATTCCGGCCCGGCGACGTCCTACTCTCCCAGGGAGTTGCCCCCCAAGTACCATCGGCGCTAAAAGACTTAACTTCTGTGTTCGGGATGGGAACAGGTGTGACCCTTTTGCCATCGTCACCAGACATGGTGGGCCTAGGCTGACTCGAACAGCCGACCTCACGCTTATCAGGCGTGCGCTCTAACCAACTGAGCTATAGGCCCAATACTTATATAATTTATGAACAAACTCGGACTTTTAGTTAAAAAGTGAAGTTCATTCAAAACTGAACAGTGAAATCTCGACATGTGCAAAGTCTCCATAGAAAGGAGGTGATCCATCCGCACCTTCCGGTACGGATACCTTGTTACGACTTCACCCCAATCATCTACCCCACCTTCGGCGGCTGGCTCCTTGCGGTTACCTCACCGACTTCGGGTGTTGCAAACTCTCGTGGTGTGACGGGCGGTGTGTACAAGACCCGGGAACGTATTCACCGCGGCATGCTGATCCGCGATTACTAGCGATTCCGGCTTCATGCAGGCGAGTTGCAGCCTGCAATCCGAACTGAGAATGGTTTTCAGGGATTTGCTCACTCTCGCGAGTTGGCGGCCCGTTGTTCCATCCATTGTAGCACGTGTGTAGCCCAGGACATAAGGGGCATGATGATTTGACGTCATCCCCACCTTCCTCCGTCTTGTCGACGGCAGTCTCCCTAGAGTGCCCAACTAAATGCTGGCAACTAAGGACAAGGGTTGCGCTCGTTGCGGGACTTAACCCAACATCTCACGACACGAGCTGACGACAACCATGCACCACCTGTCACCTCTGCCCCGAAGGGAGCCTCTATCTCTAGAGATTTCAGAGGGATGTCAAGCCCTGGTAAGGTTCTTCGCGTTGCTTCGAATTAAACCACATGCTCCACCGCTTGTGCGGGTCCCCGTCAATTCCTTTGAGTTTCAGCCTTGCGGCCGTACTCCCCAGGCGGAGTGCTTATTGCGTTAGCTGCGGCACTGAGGATTGGAGTCCCCAACACCTAGCACTCATCGTTTACGGCGTGGACTACCAGGGTATCTAATCCTGTTTGCTCCCCACGCTTTCGCGCCTCAGCGTCAGTTACAGGCCAGAGAGCCGCCTTCGCCACGGGTGTTCCTCCACATCTCTACGCATTTCACCGCTACACGTGGAATTCCGCTCTCCTCTCCTGCACTCAAGTCTCCCAGTTTTAGGTGGCCCTCCACGGTTGAGCCGTGGGCTTTCACACCTAACTTAGAAAACCGCCTGCGCGCGCTTTACGCCCAATAATTCCGGACAACGCTTGCCCCCTACGTATTACCGCGGCTGCTGGCACGTAGTTAGCCGGGGCTTTCTCGTAAGGTACCGTCAGACCGGGAGGTCATCCCGGCGGTTCGTCCCTTACAACAGAACTTTACGATCCGAAAACCTTCTTCGTTCACGCGGCGTTGCTCCGTCAGACTTTCGTCCATTGCGGAAGATTCCCTACTGCTGCCTCCCGTAGGAGTCTGGGCCGTGTCTCAGTCCCAGTGTGGCCGATCACCCTCTCAGGTCGGCTACGCATCGTCGCCTTGGTAGGCCGCTACCCCACCAACTAGCTAATGCGCCGCAGGCCCATCCGACAGTGACTCATGGTCTTTCCCAGCGAGGAGATGCCTCCTCGCTGCGTATCAGGTATTAGCACCGGTTTCCCGGAGTTATCCCTGTCTGTCGGGCAGGTTGCCTACGTGTTACTCACCCGTCCGCCGCTAACATCAGGAGTGCAAGCACTCCATCTGTCCGCTCGACTTGCATGTATTAGGCACGCCGCCAGCGTTCGTCCTGAGCCAGGATCAAACTCTCCAATAAAGTTGAAAAGATGATTCGCTGAGCTCGAAAGCTAGCTTATAATTAAATCGAAATTGATTGAACTCGCACACTCGAGTTTCACTGTTCAGTTTTCAAGGAACTTCATTGTCGCCTGTTTCATCTCAACAGCGACTTTATTATCTTATCAAATCAAAACTTAAATGTCAACATCTTTTTTAAGATTTGATTTTTTATGAATCGCCGCCTTACAGCGACAAGTAACAGATTATCATACATTCTCTATATTGGTCAACCCTCTAAATAAAAAAGCGCCCACTCTTTTGGACGCTTTTCTGATTATCAAATTCCTTCATTGCACAGGAGCTGTTTCTCCTTCAATAGAAGCAGCTTCTTTCTCCATCTCATCAAGGTTCTTATTATTTTTCTCAATTGGTGACTTTTTATGATAGCGACCCAATACGGTACTCATTATAAAAATAGCCAGAATCGAGTAAGCGACTTCTACAACTGTAAAAACAGCAAGTGCAGAAAGCACAATGCATATATCCGATATCAGTATCGTTTTCCCAGGATGAATTCCATAGCGACGATCTAAGAATAATGCCAGAATATTAATTCCCCCAAGCGAAGAATTACTACGAAACAATACTGTTAGCCCGAATCCAAGTAATGCCCCACCAACAACTGCACCAATAATCGTATATGGCACTTCGATTTTAAGAAAACTATCCATTAGGTCTGTCATGATAGACAGCAGTGTTACACTCAAAAAAGTCTTTAGTGTAAAATGAACACCTAACTGACGGATAGATAAAAAGTAAAACGGAATGTTAATTACAAAGAACAGCACTCCGATAGAAAGTCCTGTTACACGGTGGAGAATTAATCCCATCCCCGCAGTGCCCCCAAGTACGATATGCGAAGCGGCGAAAACCCGTATACCTAACGCTACTAGCATACAGCCTGTAATAATCATGATCATTTGTTTCTTCCAACTCATGTTCATCTGTTTCACCCCTCCTCCATACAATCCCATTAAAAGTGTTTTCATTCATGTTTTTATGCATAATTATATAGATAATATTTAACTGTACAAATACTTATATCTAACTATACCATGCTTAAACACTTTATATCCATGAAAAACAAAGCACATCATTTAATTCGAAATAATAAAAAAACTTTATAATCCTTAACTTCTATATTCATTTATATAAATATTTATTCAAAAAAAGCGTTAAAGCGATAAAGCGTATACTGCGGTATCCCTATCTACTGTAATCCGGTATACTAAACTTAGGCAGTGACTATTACACTAGTCTGAAAGGAGAGTTCTATGTCCATCATTGTTTATTCTGCACCAGGTTGTAGCACATGTGAGCTTGTCAAAAACTTTCTCCGAGAAAAAGAATATGATTTTGAAGTGCGCGATCTTCTAGCTAACCGCGAGTACCAGAAAGAAGTCGAAGCTTTTGGGCTACTGGGTATTCCCGTAACTGTTATAAACGGGAAGGCAATCAAAGGGTTTGATCCTGGTGCATTAGAACGTATGCTTACGGAATAACAAATAAAAAAGGCGGCCTAAAGCCGCCTTTACGTGTTTAAATCCGCTATGTTTCCTGTAGACATATACAACGTCCACTCTCCAATATTGGTGGCATGGTCGCCAATTCTCTCTAGCGCTTGAATCACTTTAAAAAGCTGTACGCCTTCCTGTACATAGTCAGATTCACTTTCCATACTTCGCTCTAAATAAATAAAACATCGACTGTAATACGCATCAATTACATCATCCATATCATCAAGAGACCGAAGCTGCCGAGTATCTCCCATTTTAAGTGCACGCACGCTCAAGGAAAGTATCTCCTGAACACTTGCTGCCATATCAGGTATCTCAAACAATGGTACTTTCTGCGGCTTTCCTTCAAGGCGAACTACCACATTCGCAATATCACCCGAAAGATCTCCAATCCTCTCTAGATCCGTAACAACTTTTAGATAGGCACCAATCGTTCGAAGATCTTTTGCTACCGGTGCCTGGCGTGCAATCAAACTGAGTCCCATCTTAAAAATACGTGCCGCAAGCACATTAAGCTTTTCATCTCGTACAACAACTTCTTTTGCCTGTTTCACACTTCCAGCTTGAAAAGCTTTCCATGCCTGTAGGAATCCATTCTGTGCAATTTGCGCCATGTCTGCCACTTCATTTTTTAGCGTCAGCATATTTCGCTCCTGCATGGCCATCATTCACCAACCTTATTATGAGGTTCACGTTCAGTATGAACACTAATCATACCGAAAAAATATTAATCTTCTGTAAAGATAACTTAAATATTACGTGATATCCTTTTGGGCTAAAAAGGACAAAACCCGGGTAGTCTCCCCTACTGTAGTATAGTAAACTATAAATATGAATACTTTTTGGAGGAAACTATGAAAACGAGAGGACGACCGGATTTCGTAATCCTGATCTTTACCCTGCTTTTCGTCGGATTCGGTATCGTCATGGTATACAGCGCCAGTTCTGTCTATGCACTGAATCGGTTCCATACAGATACCTATTTTGTAAAGAAACAGCTGGTTGCTGCTTTCATTGGCTTAGTTGCCATGGCGTTTACCATGAATATTCCGTACACTTTTTATAAAAAGAACTTTGTCCGGATTGCATGTGGGGTTATCCTATTACTTGTTCTCGTGCTCATTCCCGGCATTGGTTTATGGCGAAACGGGGCACGTAGCTGGCTCAACCTGGGTGTTTTTCAACTCCAGCCAGCTGAGTTTGCCAAGCTGGCGGTCATTATTTATCTGTCTGCGTTTATTTCTAAAAAGGGACAGCAAATCGAGACCTGGAAGAAAGGGCTCCAACCAGCCATTATTGTTATCGGAGTCTTTGGCGTTTTGATTGCTTTACAGCCAGATATGGGGTCTGCTGCCATTCTTGGCCTAACAGCTGTCTCTGTTCTTGTAGCAGGTGGAGCTAAGTTCAAATACCTGATTCGTATTGCGATTCCGATCGCCGCAGCAGCTGTCGCTCTTATTGCTACCTCACCGTATCGCCTGAGCCGTGTAACGAATATTGGCGATCCATGGTCTGATGGCATGAATGGGCTTGGCAGTGGCTTTCAACTTGCGCATTCCTATTTTGCCATTGCACACGGCGGAATGTTCGGAACTGGTTTCGGAAAAAGTATTGAGAAGTATCTATATCTTCCTGAAGTGCAAACTGACTTTATTTTTTCCATTATCGGGGAAGAACTCGGATTCGCTGGTGCCACTTTATTTTTGATACTGTTCACTCTATATTTATGGCGCATTATTCTTGTTACAAGGCGTGTAAACGATTTGTTCGCCAATCTGATTGGCATTGGTGTCGCGAGTATGATTGCTATTCAGGCTCTTATCAATATTGGTGGTGTAACCGGGATGATTGCCATTACTGGCGTTCCTCTCCCCTTTATCAGCTATGGCGGCTCTTCCCTGCTGCTTAATATGCTCAGCATTGGCATTGTCCTTAGTATTTCACGCGAAGCCTATAGACAGGCTATACAAAAAGCAGAAGGAGCGAGCAAGTCTCCTGCCAATTCTTCAGTCATTCCATTCAATACCTCACGTCGCAAAGCATAGCATTTTTTTCACCAAAATCGATTCTAAAAAGAAAAAGGTTGATGGCATAATGCCATCAACCTTTTTCTATAGAAAACAGTAATTACTTCTGGATAGTAGCTACTGCACCAGCGCCTACAGTACGGCCACCTTCGCGAATCGCGAAGCGAGTACCTTCTTCCATAGCGATTGGGCTGATGAGTTCAACAGTGATCTCAACGTTATCGCCAGGCATAACCATTTCAGTGCCTTCTGGAAGTTTGATGATACCAGTTACGTCAGTTGTACGGAAGTAGAACTGCGGACGGTAGTTTCCGAAGAATGGAGTGTGACGTCCACCCTCTTCTTTAGACAGAACGTAGATTTGAGCTGTGAAAGTTGTATGCGGCTTTACAGAACCCGGCTTAGCGAGTACTTGGCCACGCTCGATATCTGTACGGTCAACACCACGAAGCAGGGCGCCGATGTTGTCACCAGCTTGTGCTTGGTCGAGGAGTTTACGGAACATCTCAACGCCTGTTACAGTTGTAGTTTTTGGCTCTTCAGTCAGACCGATGATTTCGATTTGATCGCCAACTTTAACGATACCGCGCTCTACACGACCAGTAGCAACTGTACCACGGCCTGTGATAGAGAACACGTCCTCTACCGGCATAAGGAACGGAAGGTCTACTGCACGTTCTGGAGTTGGGATGTAAGCATCAACTTCAGCCATAAGCTCAAGAATACGCTGAGCCCACTCACCAGTTGGGTTTTCAAGAGCTTCTTTTGCAGAA includes the following:
- a CDS encoding glutaredoxin family protein, coding for MSIIVYSAPGCSTCELVKNFLREKEYDFEVRDLLANREYQKEVEAFGLLGIPVTVINGKAIKGFDPGALERMLTE
- the phoU gene encoding phosphate signaling complex protein PhoU; translation: MLTLKNEVADMAQIAQNGFLQAWKAFQAGSVKQAKEVVVRDEKLNVLAARIFKMGLSLIARQAPVAKDLRTIGAYLKVVTDLERIGDLSGDIANVVVRLEGKPQKVPLFEIPDMAASVQEILSLSVRALKMGDTRQLRSLDDMDDVIDAYYSRCFIYLERSMESESDYVQEGVQLFKVIQALERIGDHATNIGEWTLYMSTGNIADLNT
- the tuf gene encoding elongation factor Tu, with the translated sequence MAKAKFERNKPHVNIGTIGHVDHGKTTLTAAITTVLAQTGGATAMDYGSIDAAPEERERGITISTAHVEYETENRHYAHVDCPGHADYVKNMITGAAQMDGAILVVSAADGPMPQTREHILLSRQVGVPYIVVFMNKCDMVDDEELLELVEMEIRDLLSEYEFPGDDIPVVKGSAKEALENPTGEWAQRILELMAEVDAYIPTPERAVDLPFLMPVEDVFSITGRGTVATGRVERGIVKVGDQIEIIGLTEEPKTTTVTGVEMFRKLLDQAQAGDNIGALLRGVDRTDIERGQVLAKPGSVKPHTTFTAQIYVLSKEEGGRHTPFFGNYRPQFYFRTTDVTGIIKLPEGTEMVMPGDNVEITVELISPIAMEEGTRFAIREGGRTVGAGAVATIQK
- the ftsW gene encoding putative lipid II flippase FtsW, with protein sequence MKTRGRPDFVILIFTLLFVGFGIVMVYSASSVYALNRFHTDTYFVKKQLVAAFIGLVAMAFTMNIPYTFYKKNFVRIACGVILLLVLVLIPGIGLWRNGARSWLNLGVFQLQPAEFAKLAVIIYLSAFISKKGQQIETWKKGLQPAIIVIGVFGVLIALQPDMGSAAILGLTAVSVLVAGGAKFKYLIRIAIPIAAAAVALIATSPYRLSRVTNIGDPWSDGMNGLGSGFQLAHSYFAIAHGGMFGTGFGKSIEKYLYLPEVQTDFIFSIIGEELGFAGATLFLILFTLYLWRIILVTRRVNDLFANLIGIGVASMIAIQALINIGGVTGMIAITGVPLPFISYGGSSLLLNMLSIGIVLSISREAYRQAIQKAEGASKSPANSSVIPFNTSRRKA
- a CDS encoding YitT family protein, whose product is MNMSWKKQMIMIITGCMLVALGIRVFAASHIVLGGTAGMGLILHRVTGLSIGVLFFVINIPFYFLSIRQLGVHFTLKTFLSVTLLSIMTDLMDSFLKIEVPYTIIGAVVGGALLGFGLTVLFRSNSSLGGINILALFLDRRYGIHPGKTILISDICIVLSALAVFTVVEVAYSILAIFIMSTVLGRYHKKSPIEKNNKNLDEMEKEAASIEGETAPVQ